One Baekduia alba genomic window, TGATCTTCGCCGGCGTCGGCGGCTTCTTCGACGCGGCCGGCCAGTTCTTCAGCAACCTCGCCGACATCCGCTGGGGCGCCCTCGTGCTCGGGCTGCTCTGCTTCGGCACCTACCTCACGATCCGCTCGCGCGCCTTCTACAACGTGCTGCGCGCCGCGTACCCGACCGAGCAGATCGAGTTCAAGCGGATCTGGGGCGCGTACATCGCGGCGTACGGCTTCAACAACGTCGTGCCGGCGCGCGGCGGCGACGTCATCAAGCTCTTCCTGGTCAAGACGTCGATCCCGAACTCGACCTACTCCGCGATCGCCGCGGCGTTCTGCGTGGAGTTCGGCTTCGACCTGTCGATGGGCGCGTTCATCCTGCTCTTCGCGTTCACCCAGGGCGTCTTCCCCAAGCCCCCGGACTTCTCGAAGCTGCACGCGTTCGACCTCAGCTTCTTCGCGTCGCACCCGCGCTTCCTGCTGTTCCTGCTCACGGCGATCGCGATCGCCGGGCTGGTGAGCTTCGCGCTGCTGTCGACCAAGGTGAAGGCCTTCTGGGCGCGCGTGCGCCAGGGGTTGACCATCATCTTCGACCGGCCCCGCTACTTCCGCGAGGTGTGGCTGGTGCAGTTCGGCGGCTGGTGCTTCCGCTTCGCCGCGTTCTGGTTCCTGCTCGACGCGTTCCACATCGGCGGCTCGGTCAAGAACGTGCTGCTGGTCCTGGGCGTCAACGCGGTCGCGGCGGTCGTGCCGTTCACCCCGGGCGGCGCCGGCGTCCAGCAGGCGTTCCTGGTCAAGGTCTTCGCCGGCACCGCGGCGGGGGCGACGGTCGCGGCGTACTCCGTCGGCCAGCAGATCGCGATCGCGGCGTTCTCCCTCGCGGTCGGCTTCTTCGCGCTGGTGACCGTCTTCAAGTTCCGCTCCTTCAAGGAGGTCATCGCGGCCGGACGCGAGCACCGCGAGGCCGAGAAGGCACGCAGCCAGGACCCGGTCGGCAGCGGGCTACAGTAGGACGCATGGAAGGCTTTGGTGGACTCTTCGGCGACCCAGACGAGCTCCAGCGCCGCATGGCGGAGTTCGCCGACCAGATGCAGGGTCAGCAGCGCCTCGCGTGGGCCGACAACGCGATCGGCCTCGCGGTGCAGATGACGGTCGCGGCCGTCAACCGCGTCAACATCCAGGGCACGACGGCCGAGCAGGCCGAGCAGATCCGCGCCGTGATGGCGACGGTCTTCCCGGAGGCCGTGACGCTGGTGCGCGAGGCTCGCGCGGGTCTTCAGTAGCGCGCCTGCTCACCCAGCCCCCTGCACCCTCTCGCCGGGTAGGATCCGCGCCGTGGCGCAGCTCTCGTCCTCTCAGCTGATCTGGCGCGGCCGCATCGAGGCCGGGATCCGGATCGTCGCGCCGGCGCTCGACCTCGTGCTCGCCGCCGGCGACCGCGTCTCGCGCGCCGTGGACCGCGAGGAGCCGGAGCTGCTGATGCCCGGCCGCCTCGGCCACGACCACCACCAGCGCTCGTTGACCGATGGCCGCGACTGATCCCGCCGCCGACCTCGAGGTGACGCCCGAGCAGGTCGTCGCCCACGAGGCGCGCCTGCGACCGCGCGTCGGCCTGATCGCGCTCGCCGGCGCGATCTTCACGGTCCTCGCGAACGTCGTCCAGAACACCACGCTCGCCGACGGGCCGAAGGTCACCGAGATCGACGCGCTGCGCGAGGCCGCGGGCGAGCCGATCGGCCGGACCGGCCTCGCGTCCGCGCAGGCGTTGTACCTCAACGACCATGCGGCCGGGCTGCTGCTCTCGATCGTCCTGCAGTCGCTCGTCTACGTCGGGCTCGGCCTCGTCCTGCTGCAACTGCTGCGGATGACGCTGGACCGCGGCGGGCGCGTCGCCCGGCCCACGCGCTACCTGGTCTACATCGGCGCGACGCTGGCGTCGGTCGGCGGCCTGGCCCGGATCATCGGCCTGCTCACCAACGCGTCGGACTTCGCCGCGAGCAAGGACCAGGGCACGCAGGCCGCCCACGACGTCACGACCAGCGGCGGCCTGCTGGTCGGCGGCACGCTCGTCGGCCAGCTCGGGATCTTCGCGATGGCGGCGGCCATCGTCCTGGTCGCGCTCGCCGCCATGCGCGTCGGGCTGCTCACGCGCTTCGTCGGCGTCCTCGGCGCGATCGTCGGCGTGCTGCAGATCCTCGGGCCGCTGTCGCAGGCCTCGTTCATCGTCACCGCGTTCTGGCTGGCCATGATCGGCGCGCTGATGCTCGGGCGCTGGCCGTCCGGGATGCCGCCGGCGTGGGCCGCGGGCGCGGCGGTGCCGTGGCCGAGCCAGCAGGAGATCCGCGAGCAGCGCGAGCACGCGCGAGGCGGCCGGGGCGGGGGCGGCGGCACCGCGAACGGGACGCCGGCCACCGTCACGGGTCCGGTGAGCGACGGGCCGAGCCCGTCCACGGCGGCGCGCAAGAAGCGCAAGCGCCGCGGCTGAGCGCGTCACCGGTTTGACGCCCGTCGTCCCAGCGCGGACAGCGCGCAGGCTTGGCCCGCGCAGCCTTGGGAACCCATCGAGAGCAAGGTTCTGGGTTCCTGAGAGGAGAGTGGGTCATGGAGACCGCGGCGGCCAACGCCCCGCGGTTCACCCGGTCCGACAGCGCCGACGGCCGGGAGACCGTCGCCGCGCAGGACTTGACGTCGGCCTGTACCTGATCGCCTGGGGCATCTTCACGCTGTGCATGTTCGTGGCGTCGCTGCGGACGACGGCGGCGATCGCCACGGTCTTCGCCCTGCTGACGCTGACGTTCTTCGCGCTCGGCATCGGCAACGCGGGCGCGCACGAGAACATCGTGCACCTGGGTGGGGGGATCGGCCTGGCGACGGCGGCAGCCGCGTGGTATGCCTCGTTCGCGGCGGTGACGAACTCGACGTTCAAGCGCACCGTCCTCCCCGTCACAGCCCCTCAGCTAGCAAGGACCGACACCATGGCCGGCACCACGACCGATCTCGAGCGGCAGCTCGCCGACCTCCTCGAGCAGAAGCGCTTCGAGCCGCCGGAGGCGTTCAAGGCCAATGCCTTGATCAAGGACCTCTCGGTGCACGAGGAGGCGGCGAAGGATCCGGTGGCGTGGTGGCGCGAGCAGGCCAACGCGCTGCACTGGTTCGAAGCGCCGCAGGCCACGCTGAACGACGACAACCCGCCGTTCTACAAGTGGTTCGAGGGCGGCAAGGTCAACGCCTCCTACAACTGCCTGGACCGACATGTAGAAGCTGGTCTGGGCGACCGCGTCGCGTTCAAGTGGCGCGGGGAGGAGGGCGAGTCGCGTGACGTCACCTACGGGTGGCTGCTGGAGCAGACGCAGCGGGCGGCCAACGCGCTGAAGGACTCCGGCGTCGAGGCTGGGGACGTCGTCGGGATCTTCCTGCCGATGATCCCGGAGGTCGTCGTCGCGATGCTGGCGTGCGCGCGGATCGGCGCGCCGCACAACGTGGTCTTCGGCGGGTTCAGCGCCGAGTCGGTCAAGGAGCGCATGGAGTTCTCCGAGGCCAAGGCGCTGATCACCGTCGACGGCGCGCGGCGCAAGGGCAAGGCCGCGCCGGTCAAGAAGACGGTCGACGAGGTCGGGATGCCGGTCCAGACCACGTTCGTCGTCAAGCACACCGGGCTCGACGACTGCCCGATGGGCGACGGCGACGTCTGGTGGCACGAGGCGCTGGAGGCGGCGGACGCGGAGTGCCCGGCCGCCGAGCTGGACGCCGAGCATCCGCTGTTCATCCTGTACTCGAGCGGCTCGACGGCCAAGCCGAAGGGCATCCAGCACACGACGGGCGGCTACCTGACGCACGTCGCCTGGACGCACAAGCACGTCTTCGACCTCAAGCCCGAGAGCGACGTGTACTGGTGCAGCGCCGACGTCGGCTGGATCACCGGGCACTCCTACATCGTCTACGGGCCGCTGCTGAACGCGGCGACGTCGGTGATGTACGAGGGCGCGCCCGACTACCCGCACAAGGGCATCTGGTGGGAGCTGGCCGAGAAGACCGAGACCACCATCTTCTACACCGCGCCCACCGCGATCCGCGCGTGCATCAAGTGGGGGACCGAGCACGTCGACAAGGCCGACCTGTCCAAGCTGCGGCTGCTGGGCAGCGTGGGCGAGCCGATCAACCCGAAGGCGTGGCTCTGGTACTGGAAGGTCGTCGGCGGCGGCAACTGCCCGGTCGTCGACACGTGGTGGCAGACCGAGACCGGCGGGATCATGATCACCACCCTGCCGGGCGCCCAGTCGATGAAGCCGGGGATCGCCGGGACGCCGCTGCCGGGCGTCGTGGCCGCCGTCCTCGACGAGGAGGGCAACGAGGTCTCGCGCGACACGCAGGGCTTGTTGTCGTTGTCGAAGCCGTGGCCCGGGATGCTGCGCACGCTCTACGGCGACGACGACCGCTACATCTCGACCTACTGGGACAAGTGGGGCCCGGAGACGTATCTCGTGGGCGACGCGTCCAAGCAGGACGAGGAGGGCTACATCAGCGTCATCGGGCGCGTCGACGACGTGCTCAACGTCAGCGGCCACCGGATGTCGACGGCCGAGATCGAGTCCGCGATCGTCTCGCACGGCAAGGTCGCCGAGGCCGCCGTCATCGGCGCGACCGACGAGGACACGGGCCAGAGCGTCGCCGCGTTCGTCACGCTCGAGGGCGACATCGAAGGCACCGACGAGCTGGTCGCCGAGATCCGCGAGCACGTCGCGGTCCGCATCGGCAAGCTCGCGCGGCCCAAGCGCATCATCTGGGCCGACGACCTCCCGAAGACCCGCTCCGGCAAGATCATGCGCCGGTTGTTGAAGGACATCGCCGAGGGCCGCGAGCTCGGCGACGTCACGACCCTGCGCGACCCGGACGTCATGTCCCAGCTGCAGGGCAAGATCAGGGAGCGCCAGGCCACCGGCGAGGAATGAGGCGACGGCTGCAGGCATGGTGCGGGTTTCGCCCTCCGGGCGAACGCCTGCGACCGAAGGCGAGCCGTCCGGGCGAGCTTTCGGCGTGATCGTCCGCGACGTCATCCTCCGAGACGGATCCGCCCTCCGGCTGCGCTCACCGCGGCCGGAGGACGAGGAGGCGATCCGGGCGTTCTTCGAGGCGCTGACGTTCGAGAGCCGGTACCTGCGCTTCCACGGCGCCGGCCGGTCGGACCTCATCTCGCGCGACTACGCCAACGCGGACGGCGACGCGCGCGTGCCGCTGCTGGCGCACCTGGGCGACCGCGTCGTCGCGGTCGCCGGCTACGACCGGCTCAACGAGCCCGACGCGGCCGAGGTCGCCTTCGCCGTCTCCGAGGACCAGCAGGGCCGCGGGCTGGCGACGAGCATGTTGCAGCAGTTGGCCGACGTCGCCGCGACGCGCGGGATCACGCGGTTCGACGCCGAGGTGATGGGCGAGAACCGGCCGATGCTGCACGTCTTCGGCAACGCCGGCTTCGGCGTGCGGCGCGGCTCGACCGGCGGGATCGTGCACCTCGCGCTGGACCTGCGACCGACCGTGACGCTGGCCGAGCGGATCGACGACCGGACGCACGCGGCGACGGTCGCGTCGCTGCGGGCGCTGCTGTCTCCGGCGTCGATCGCGGTCGTCGGCGCGTCGGCGCGCGAGGGGTCGGTCGGCGGCGCGATCTTCCGCGGCATCGTCGAAGGCGGCTACCGCGGGGTGGCGACGCCGGTGCACCCGGATCGCGGCGTCGTCGGCTCGACGCGCGCGGTGGCGTCGCTGGGGGACCTGGAGGAGCCGGCCGAGCTGGCGGTCGTCGCCGTGGCGGCGGGCGAGGTGCTCGGGGTCGCGCGCGAGGCGGCCGCGGCCGGCGTTCGGGCGTTGTTGGTGGTGTCGACCGGCTTCGCCGACACCGACGAGCCGGAGGGCGTGGCCCGCGAGGAGGCCCTGCTGGCCGAGGTGCGCGCGCACGGGCTGCGGCTGGTCGGGCCCAACGCGCTGGGCGTCGTCAACACGGACCCGTCGCTGCGCCTCCAGGCGCTGATCGGGCGCGTGCCGCTGCGCGCCGGCGGGCTGGGGCTGTCGTCGCAGTCGGGCGCGCTGGGCCTGGCGCTGCTGGGCCACGCGGCCGCACGGCGGATGGGCGTGTCGTCGTTCCTGGCGCTCGGCAACCGCGCCGACGTCTCGACCAACGACGTCTTGGAGCACTTCGCCGACGACGACCGCACGACGGTCGTCGCCTTCTACGTCGAGTCGTTCGGCAACCCGCGGCGGTTCTCGCAGGTGGCGCGGCGCGTGTCGCGCCGGAAGCCGATCCTGGCGGTGAAGGGCTCGCGCCCGCGCGACGACGGCGCCGCGCCCGGCCGGCTGCGGATCGCCAACGCGCTGACCGACGCCGCGCTGACCGAGGCGCTGTTCGCGCAGGCCGGCGTGCTGCGCGTCGAGTCCACGCAGACGCTCTTCGACGCCGCCGAGCTGCTGGAGCGCCAGCCGCTGCCGGCCGGCCGCTGCCTCGGCATCGTGACCAACAGCGGTGGCCTCGGGACCGTCGCCGCCGACGCCGCGGCCGCCCGCGGCCTGTCGCTGGCCAAGGTGGCGGACACGACGCGCGAGCGCCTCGCCGCCGCGCTGCCCCACGCCGACCGGCTCGGCAACCCGATCGACCTCGGCGTCCGCGCCGGCACCGCCGACGAGCGCCTCGCCGTCGAAGCCCTGCTCGACGACGACGGCGTCGACGCCGTCCTGGTCGTCCACGTCGGCCTCGGCGGCGACGACCCGGAGGAGCGCTTGGCCGCCCTGGAGGACGCCGTCGCCGGGGGCGAGGCGAAGAAGCCCGTGGTCGCCTGCGTCGTCGGCGGCGACGGCCGGCTGCCGGAGCGCGAGACGCGGCGCGTGCCCAACTACCGCTTCCCGGAGGCCGCGGTGCGTGCGCTGGCGATCGCGGCCGACCGGCGGGCCTGGCTCGGCCGGCGGCTCGGCCAGAGCCCGGCGCTGGACGGCTTCGACGCGGCCGCGGCCCAGGAGGTCGCGGCGCGGGCGGGCGAGGGCTGGCTCGACGGCGACGGCACGGTCGCGCTGCTGGCCGCCGCCGGCCTGACGCTGGCCGAGCCCGGTGGCGAGGAGACGGCGGTCGCGGTCCTGATCGGCGCGGTCAACGACGCCGAGTTCGGCCCGGTCGTCGGCGTCGCGCCCGGCGGCGGGCTCGGCTGGGCCGGGCCGATCCCGGGCGACGCGGCGTTCCGGCTCGCGCCGCTGACCGACGTCGACGCCGAGGAGCTCGTCGAGCGCCCGCCGGCCGTGCGCGCGGCGCTCGCGGCCGATACCTACGACATGGCGGCGCTGCGCGACGTCATCCTGCGCCTGGGCGCGCTCGCCGACGCGGTCCCGGAGCTGGCCGAGGCCGAGCTCGACCCGGTGCTGGTCTCCGCCGCCGGCGTCACGCTCGGCGGCGCCCGCATCCGGCTCGCCGCGCCGCCGGCGCGCGATCGGGCCAAGACCTGGTGAGTTGCCGTCGCGACGCCGCCTCTGCGAGGCTCGGAGCATGGGTCGCTACGACGAGCTCCGCGAGCAGCACACCTGGAACGTCCCCGAGCGCTACAACATCGCTCAGGACGTCTGCGACAAGCATCCGCGCGACAAGCTCGCGATGGTGTGGGAGCGCTTCGACGGCGAGCGGCGGGACCTGAATTGGGGCGAGCTGCAGGACCTCGCCAACCAGGCGGCGCACGTCCTGCGGGACCATGGGGTCGACTCGGGCGAGCGCGTCGCGGTCGTGCTCCCGCCGACGCCGGAGACGGCCGCGGTCTTCTTCGGCGCCTGGAAGTGCGGCGCGATCCTGCTGTCGATGTCGGTGCTCTACGGCGACGACGGCATCGCGCACCGCCTCGACGACTCGCGGCCGCGCGTCCTGATCACCGACGCGGCCAACGCCGACCGCTTCCGCCGGCACGTCGGGACGACGGTCGGCGAGCTGCTGGTCGTCGACGAGGGCGACGGCCTGCTGACCGGCGCGCCCACCGACCACGTCGCCGCCGACACGTCGGCCGACGACCCCGCCCAGCTCTACTACACGAGCGGCACGACCGGCCTGGCGAAGGGCATCGTCCACGCCCACCGCTACCTGCTCGCCCACGAGGAGTTCCTCTACTGCCACGAGGTGCAGGACGGCGAGCGCTTCCACGGCATGGGCGAGTGGGCGTGGGCCGCGGGCATCGCGCCGCTGCTGGGCCCGTGGCGCCTCGGCGCGGTCCAGGTCGTCCTCCAGCGCGAGGGCGGCTTCGCGCCGGCCCAGCAGCTGGACTTCCTGAGCCGCCACGCCGTCACCAACGTCTTCACGACGCCGACCGCGATGCGCTCGATGATGGCCATCGAGGACGCCGGGACCAAGTACCCCAACACGTTCCGCCGCGTCTGCTCGGCCGGCGAGCCGTTGAACCCCGAGGCGATCCGCTGGTTCCGCGAGCAGTACGGCCTGACCGTCCTCGACTACTACGGGTTGACCGAGTCCTACCCCTTGGTCGCCAACTACCCGTTCCAGGAGGTGCGCGAGGGGTCGATGGGCCTGCCGATGCCCGGCTGGGACGTCCGGATCCTCGACGAGGACGAGAACGAGGTCGCGCGCGGCGAGCGCGGCGAGATCTGCCTGCGCGCGCGGTCCAACCCGCACTACCCGCTCGGGTACTGGAACAACGACGAGGCGGCGCAGGAGGCCTTCGGCGGCGACTGGTTCCACACCAAGGACGCCGCGACCCAGGACGACGACGGCTACGTCTGGTACGCCGGCCGCGCCGACGACGTGATCATCGCCGCCGGCTACCGCATCGGCCCGTTCGAGGTCGAGTCCGCCTGCATCGAGCATCCGGCGGTGCGCGAGGCCGCGGCGGTGGCCTCGCCCGACGAGCGCCGCGGCTCGGTGGTCAAGGCCTTCATCGTGCTCGCCGAGGGTCGCGAGCCGTCCGACGCCCTCGCCGACGAGATCAAGGCCTTCGTCCGCGACCGCCTCTCGGCCTACGCCTACCCGCGCCGCGTCGAGTTCGTGGCCGATCTGCCCAAGACGCTCACAGGCAAGATCCGTCGCATCGAGCTGCGCGAGCGGGAGGCAAAGGCGGCCAAGGCGGGCTAGAGCCCTTCGCGGAAGCCGACGCGCCAGCTCGGCCACCGCGGCTCGAAGCCGAGCACGCGGCGCGCGCGGGCGTTGGACGCGCCGCGCGACGCCGTCATCATCGTCACCGCGACCTCGCCCGCCGCGAGCTTGCCCAGCCAGGCCGGCACGCGGCGCGGCGGCTTGGCGCCGATCGCTTCCGCGAACGCCGGGATCCAGTCCGCGACACGCACCGGCTCGTCGTCGACGATCGCGAAGATGCCCTGCGGGCCGCCCGGCTCCAGCGTCGCGACCACGGCGCGCGCCGCGTCGTCGATGTGCGTGAACGACCACACGCCGCCGCCGTCGCCGATGATCGGCAGGCGACGCTTGGCGATCAGGTCGGTGATGTCGCCGCGCGTGCTCATGCTCGTGCCGGGACCGTAGAACCCGCCGTAGCGCAGGACGACGCCCTCGATGCCGTGCGTCGCGCGTGCGTGGGTGACCATGTCCTCCAACTCGCGGATCGCGGCCAGCGACTCGCGCTGCGCCTTCGGCGGATCCGTGTCCAGCGGCGCGTCCTCGTCCTTGACCGCCCCGCCCTCGCGCGCGAACGGCCAGCCCGTGTAGGACTGCACGATGATCCGGCGCGTGCCGGCCGCCCGGCCCGCGTCCAAGAGGTTGCGCAGCCCCTCGGTCCGCAGCCGGTTGGTCGTCGCGAACACGCGGTCGAAGTGCTTCAT contains:
- the acs gene encoding acetate--CoA ligase, which encodes MFVASLRTTAAIATVFALLTLTFFALGIGNAGAHENIVHLGGGIGLATAAAAWYASFAAVTNSTFKRTVLPVTAPQLARTDTMAGTTTDLERQLADLLEQKRFEPPEAFKANALIKDLSVHEEAAKDPVAWWREQANALHWFEAPQATLNDDNPPFYKWFEGGKVNASYNCLDRHVEAGLGDRVAFKWRGEEGESRDVTYGWLLEQTQRAANALKDSGVEAGDVVGIFLPMIPEVVVAMLACARIGAPHNVVFGGFSAESVKERMEFSEAKALITVDGARRKGKAAPVKKTVDEVGMPVQTTFVVKHTGLDDCPMGDGDVWWHEALEAADAECPAAELDAEHPLFILYSSGSTAKPKGIQHTTGGYLTHVAWTHKHVFDLKPESDVYWCSADVGWITGHSYIVYGPLLNAATSVMYEGAPDYPHKGIWWELAEKTETTIFYTAPTAIRACIKWGTEHVDKADLSKLRLLGSVGEPINPKAWLWYWKVVGGGNCPVVDTWWQTETGGIMITTLPGAQSMKPGIAGTPLPGVVAAVLDEEGNEVSRDTQGLLSLSKPWPGMLRTLYGDDDRYISTYWDKWGPETYLVGDASKQDEEGYISVIGRVDDVLNVSGHRMSTAEIESAIVSHGKVAEAAVIGATDEDTGQSVAAFVTLEGDIEGTDELVAEIREHVAVRIGKLARPKRIIWADDLPKTRSGKIMRRLLKDIAEGRELGDVTTLRDPDVMSQLQGKIRERQATGEE
- a CDS encoding lysylphosphatidylglycerol synthase transmembrane domain-containing protein encodes the protein MSAAVAAMIFAGVGGFFDAAGQFFSNLADIRWGALVLGLLCFGTYLTIRSRAFYNVLRAAYPTEQIEFKRIWGAYIAAYGFNNVVPARGGDVIKLFLVKTSIPNSTYSAIAAAFCVEFGFDLSMGAFILLFAFTQGVFPKPPDFSKLHAFDLSFFASHPRFLLFLLTAIAIAGLVSFALLSTKVKAFWARVRQGLTIIFDRPRYFREVWLVQFGGWCFRFAAFWFLLDAFHIGGSVKNVLLVLGVNAVAAVVPFTPGGAGVQQAFLVKVFAGTAAGATVAAYSVGQQIAIAAFSLAVGFFALVTVFKFRSFKEVIAAGREHREAEKARSQDPVGSGLQ
- a CDS encoding NAD-dependent epimerase/dehydratase family protein, with amino-acid sequence MRTLIAGATGAVGQRLVPMLLDEGHEVVAMTRTEAKAGHLRELGAMPVVADALDLDAVMGAVRGAEPDVIVHQLTALTGATDMKHFDRVFATTNRLRTEGLRNLLDAGRAAGTRRIIVQSYTGWPFAREGGAVKDEDAPLDTDPPKAQRESLAAIRELEDMVTHARATHGIEGVVLRYGGFYGPGTSMSTRGDITDLIAKRRLPIIGDGGGVWSFTHIDDAARAVVATLEPGGPQGIFAIVDDEPVRVADWIPAFAEAIGAKPPRRVPAWLGKLAAGEVAVTMMTASRGASNARARRVLGFEPRWPSWRVGFREGL
- a CDS encoding acyl-CoA synthetase, yielding MGRYDELREQHTWNVPERYNIAQDVCDKHPRDKLAMVWERFDGERRDLNWGELQDLANQAAHVLRDHGVDSGERVAVVLPPTPETAAVFFGAWKCGAILLSMSVLYGDDGIAHRLDDSRPRVLITDAANADRFRRHVGTTVGELLVVDEGDGLLTGAPTDHVAADTSADDPAQLYYTSGTTGLAKGIVHAHRYLLAHEEFLYCHEVQDGERFHGMGEWAWAAGIAPLLGPWRLGAVQVVLQREGGFAPAQQLDFLSRHAVTNVFTTPTAMRSMMAIEDAGTKYPNTFRRVCSAGEPLNPEAIRWFREQYGLTVLDYYGLTESYPLVANYPFQEVREGSMGLPMPGWDVRILDEDENEVARGERGEICLRARSNPHYPLGYWNNDEAAQEAFGGDWFHTKDAATQDDDGYVWYAGRADDVIIAAGYRIGPFEVESACIEHPAVREAAAVASPDERRGSVVKAFIVLAEGREPSDALADEIKAFVRDRLSAYAYPRRVEFVADLPKTLTGKIRRIELREREAKAAKAG
- a CDS encoding GNAT family N-acetyltransferase — its product is MIVRDVILRDGSALRLRSPRPEDEEAIRAFFEALTFESRYLRFHGAGRSDLISRDYANADGDARVPLLAHLGDRVVAVAGYDRLNEPDAAEVAFAVSEDQQGRGLATSMLQQLADVAATRGITRFDAEVMGENRPMLHVFGNAGFGVRRGSTGGIVHLALDLRPTVTLAERIDDRTHAATVASLRALLSPASIAVVGASAREGSVGGAIFRGIVEGGYRGVATPVHPDRGVVGSTRAVASLGDLEEPAELAVVAVAAGEVLGVAREAAAAGVRALLVVSTGFADTDEPEGVAREEALLAEVRAHGLRLVGPNALGVVNTDPSLRLQALIGRVPLRAGGLGLSSQSGALGLALLGHAAARRMGVSSFLALGNRADVSTNDVLEHFADDDRTTVVAFYVESFGNPRRFSQVARRVSRRKPILAVKGSRPRDDGAAPGRLRIANALTDAALTEALFAQAGVLRVESTQTLFDAAELLERQPLPAGRCLGIVTNSGGLGTVAADAAAARGLSLAKVADTTRERLAAALPHADRLGNPIDLGVRAGTADERLAVEALLDDDGVDAVLVVHVGLGGDDPEERLAALEDAVAGGEAKKPVVACVVGGDGRLPERETRRVPNYRFPEAAVRALAIAADRRAWLGRRLGQSPALDGFDAAAAQEVAARAGEGWLDGDGTVALLAAAGLTLAEPGGEETAVAVLIGAVNDAEFGPVVGVAPGGGLGWAGPIPGDAAFRLAPLTDVDAEELVERPPAVRAALAADTYDMAALRDVILRLGALADAVPELAEAELDPVLVSAAGVTLGGARIRLAAPPARDRAKTW